In a genomic window of Occallatibacter riparius:
- a CDS encoding serine hydrolase gives MHKRMVWLPLFLVTLVVFSAMGRAQEDAALDAQLKDLAAKHEGKVTLFARDLKTGQTASLDADEPVKTASTIKMGILLDAAEQIRSGKATLNEKLVLQHANQVEGSGVLAQLDTPVALTLKDVLTLMVVLSDNTATNMAIDRLGLDHINHTLKAAGLKQTYLYKKVYMPASGPMPADQSKFGLGKTTAREMASIMQRIAECRLDLAGGPPVNKDGPICGAIIHMLRNQQDRDGIPRYLESLDTSEHGSAIANKTGALDAVRNDVALISTKTGPVVIASFTYDNKDERWTGDNQGEQMIGKLAEAVVKKWSPTGLDANGFSWENPLAGNRH, from the coding sequence ATGCACAAACGGATGGTTTGGCTTCCCCTTTTCCTTGTCACTCTTGTTGTCTTCAGTGCGATGGGCCGTGCGCAGGAGGATGCCGCGCTCGACGCGCAGTTGAAGGATTTGGCTGCAAAGCATGAAGGCAAGGTGACGCTGTTCGCGCGGGATCTGAAGACGGGTCAGACGGCGTCGCTGGATGCGGATGAGCCCGTTAAGACGGCGTCGACGATCAAGATGGGGATCCTGCTGGACGCAGCGGAGCAGATTCGCTCGGGCAAGGCAACGCTGAACGAAAAACTGGTTCTGCAACATGCGAACCAGGTGGAGGGATCGGGGGTGCTGGCGCAGCTCGATACACCGGTGGCGCTGACGCTGAAGGATGTGCTGACGCTGATGGTCGTTTTGAGCGACAACACCGCCACGAATATGGCGATCGATCGGCTGGGGCTCGACCATATCAATCACACGCTGAAGGCGGCGGGGCTGAAGCAGACATATCTGTATAAGAAGGTCTACATGCCGGCCAGCGGGCCCATGCCGGCGGATCAGTCGAAGTTCGGATTGGGCAAGACGACGGCGCGTGAGATGGCTTCGATAATGCAGCGGATCGCCGAGTGCAGGCTTGATCTGGCGGGTGGGCCGCCGGTGAATAAGGATGGGCCGATCTGCGGAGCGATCATTCACATGCTGCGCAATCAGCAGGACCGCGATGGAATTCCGCGGTATCTCGAATCGCTGGATACGAGCGAGCACGGATCGGCTATTGCGAACAAGACGGGCGCGTTGGACGCGGTTCGGAATGACGTGGCGCTCATCTCGACGAAGACCGGGCCGGTGGTGATCGCCAGCTTCACCTACGACAACAAGGATGAGCGCTGGACAGGCGATAACCAGGGAGAGCAGATGATTGGGAAGCTCGCGGAGGCGGTGGTGAAGAAGTGGTCGCCGACGGGGCTGGATGCTAACGGGTTCTCATGGGAGAACCCATTAGCAGGGAACAGGCACTAG